The genomic region TATCTATACTAGGTACTACATGCATCATTTAACAACCTTCTCTATGTTTACAACTACAATATCCCTAGCTCCTGCAGCCTTAGCTTTAGCTATAACTTCTGGTAACTGACTCTCCTCTGCAACTGTTATCACTTCCCAAGCGTTAGTTTTGCTTAACCTAGATATAGCAGGAGATAACATTGCAGGTAAAGAGGAAATAACATCTTCTAATTTACTGTCGTCTACGTTCATGAATATCATCTTCCTTCCTCTAGCGGAAATTACACCTTTCATCATAGTTAATACTAGATTTACTCTCTCTGCTTCCTCGGATTTCATCCAATATTTATTACCAATAACTACAGCGTAAGTTTGGAGAATCTCGTCGATAGACTTTAGCCCATGTAATTTTAACGTAGTCCCAGTGCTAACTACATCAATTATTGCGTCTGCTGCACCCAGCGACGGCATAACTTCAGCTGCACCACTTATTTTTACTATTTTTGCATCTATGTCAACTTTATCTAGATATTCTTTAGCTATATTATAATATTTGGTGGCAATTCTTATACCATTCTTCTTTCTCCTTAAATCTTCAACATTCTCAACGTCCCAGTTTTGAGGCACGGCTAAAACTATCTTAGCTTTTCCAAAGTCCAATTTTATTAATTCCTCAACGTCAGCTTTAGATTCAGTAACGTAATCGTGACCAGTTATTCCTATTTCTGCAGCTCCTGCTTCGACTAGATTAGGTATATCCTCTGTTCTCATCATAACTAATTGTACTCCATCCCAACTAGTGGGTATCATTAACGCCCTTTCGTCGCTAGCTAACGGCTTAATTCCTACTTGAGTTAAGAATTGTAAAGTAGGTTGTTGAAGCCTACCTTTGTTTGGAATCGCCACTTTCAAGAATCTCACCCAAAGCTTTAACCAAAATTTCACATTGTTCTCTAGTTCCAACAGTTATTCTATAAAATCCATCAATTGGCTTCCTAATAGCTATTTTTCTTTCCATTAAAGGATTTAATAAATCTCTATTATCCTTAACAAAGAGGAAATTTGTAACGGACTTATATACCTTTAAACCCAGTTTTTTAAGAGACGAATATAGATATTCTCTATTTTCAGTAATCTCATTTACTATTTTTCTCGCATAAGATGGATTTTCTAATGCAGTTATTCCAGCTATTAATGAAGGTAAAGCTACGTCAAAAGGTGTAGAAGTTTTTGTTAAAGCATCTACTACTTCTTTATTTGCAATAAGATAGCCAACTCTGTAAGAAGCTAAAGAGAACGCTTTACTTAAGGTTCTCACTATCATAACGTTTGGATATTCATTTACTAACGAAGCTGCAGTATAGCCTGAGAACTCGTAATACGCTTCGTCTAAAACTAGGAACCCATTTATGCTCTCTACAAGAGTGGATATCAAATCTTTATTAGCCTTTAACATAGGCGAACCAGTAGGATTATTTGGATCATCTATTACTACTAATTTTGACTTTTTAGCGAAATCTAGAAGTTTATCTATATCTTCCTTCCACCAATCTCCGTTTTCCACCAAGTTTACTTTATTTACCTTTAGTCCACGAACTGTAGAATAAACAGAATACATACTATATGATGGGAAATTGTAAGTTACAGTGTCTCCAGGATTTAGGAAATTATAGAAAATAGCTCTTAAAGCTCCGTCTCCTCCAGGCGTAGGGAAAATATTGGATGGCTCTACCTTGTTATATTCTGCAGCTAATTCCTTAAACCTAGAAGTTAGATCAGGGTGTTGATATCTATTACCTTGAGATAGGTACTTTTCCACTTCTTGGATTATAAAATTAGGTGGAGAATATGGAGATTCATTTAAATGAAGTCTTATTCCTTCCTTTATATCACTATAATCATATTCCTTAGCTTCCTTTAACCATTTAGGTATTTCGGTTGGTGCAATACGAAACCCTTGGTAAAAAGGTGGAAATAAATTTAAAAATTTTTTGTACAAATTATTACGTGTTTTTAGAAAGATTACTAGACAAGAAAAGCTTAGTAATCTCCTATTATTACTCAGCAAATTTAACATTGCTAATGAATTTTGCATCACTTTATTATAGAAAAACTGGGAAGAACATTTGCATCGGAAACTTCGGTAAAATAAAGTGGGAATTTTATCCTAAAGACGTAGATTTCCCAATAAAATGTGACGAAAATTCTGCTTTCTTAGTTTTTGAAGCTGAAAATGAAAATGAGTTACCGGAAAAGTTTATTTTTGCAACTTCTTATAAGAATCTAAAGGTTAATGCAATAAAGGTTAGAGTAGAAAAATTTGAGTATAATACTTATAAGGCAATAATTGAAGACGAAATAATTCCATTTAAGATTGTGAAAGGCGAGATAAATGAAATAAAATTAGCAAATGACTACACCGAATTACTTAATATTATAAAAGAGCTGGGAGGAGAATGCGAAATGAAAGATTTAGTTAACATCGCTTCAAAAAGATTAAATATCCCTAGAGATGAAGTAAAGGAAAAAATATTATTCTTAAAAGAAATTGATAAAATAGACATAGAAGGAAAGAAAATAAAACTCATTCTATAATAATTGCAGGCCTTAAAGGTAGTGCATCCTTGTTATACTTCTTCTTAATTTCATCTGTAAATCTTTCCACTTTAACTTCCAATCCTAACTTGTACTTAATATAGCTTAGGCCTTCTTTAACTAGCTCTCCTTCATCAAAACCATAAGATGCTATCTTCTTCATTTCGTCTCCTAAGCCTTGAGCATATTGGAATATTTTTTGTAATTCTTTTGCTTCCTCACTATTCTTAGGCTTATGAGAGCTAATGAAAGTCTTCATATTTCCTCCAGAACTAATAACATTTAATGCATCAATTAATAGCTGCATTTTAGACTTATCTGCAACGTATATTTTAACTAACTTTGGAGTACCCTTATAAACGTTTAATATAGCCTTAACATCATCGATTATTAGCTTATGATATTCGTGAGCAACTTCTGTTTTGATATCAACCTTACTTTCATCAAATTTAGGCCATTCTTCTAATGATACAAAAGTGTTATGACCTAATGAATTCCAAACTTCTTCTGCTATATGGGGCGCAAATGGAGATATTAATTTACTCCAAGTTTCTAGAACTTCTTTTAGCACTTCAGCATTAGGGTTTCTCCCTTCAGCTTTAGTCATCTCCACGTAATCATTAATATCGGATGATAAACCAAATAAGATCTCGTTCAAGGCTTCTCTAAACCTCATTTCATCCATCATTGGCGTAACTTCTTTTATAGTAGAATATAACCTTGATAACATCCATTTTTCTGGAATACCAAACTCTTTACTATCAAGCCCTTTAATTGTAGTTATCATGTCATAAAACTTCTTCAAATTATCAGTTACAGACTTGGCTACAGTCTCTGTAAAGTTAGTTTCAGATCCCATATCTGCTGTTGCGGCTAAGGTTATTCTAATAACGTCTGGGCTATAGATTCTAATTGCTTTTCTCAGAGGAATTATATTCCTCAAGGACTTGCTCATCTTCTTTCCTTCGTAAAGTACTAGACCATTAACTGCTATACCTTTAGGCCATAAGTTCTCTGGGAAGATTGCTGCATGATTAAATATAAAGAACGATAAGTGATTAGGTATTAAATCAGAACCGCTATGTCTCATATCTAATGGATACCAGTAAGTGAATTCATTTCTTAAATCTTGTAAAACTTCAACTGGGATATTAGTTGCCTTAGATACTTCCTCGACATTACCTTTACCTAGCATTACGTAGTCCCAAAATTCAATCGTTAACTGAGAAGCATGTAAGTTGTATTTCTTTATCTTGTGAGCTATCGTGTAATAAGCCATATAAATTGTAGAGTCTGATAAGCTTTCAATTATCCATTTCTTATCCCAAGGTAGAGGTGTACCTAATCCTCTAGTTCTAGCACAAGCCCTCTTTTGCAGCCAGTCTAATGCGTATTCAAAATCTTTTCTGACTTCTTCTGGCACTATTCTCATCATTGATAGTAATCTCTTTGCTTTAGCTTTCCACTCTGGATTACCATAATCTAAGAACCATTGATCCTTTAGTATCTTGACTACTACTTCATTTCCGCATCTGCAATAAACTGGCTTATTCATTATTTCCAAGATTTTCCTACCTAGACCGTGATTAATTATAAAATCAGTAATTATTTTTCTTGCCTCTGGTACCGATAAGCCTACAATACCTTTTAACTCTTCCCTATACTCTGGCTTAGCTCTTAATAACACGTCATCCCTCATTTTTCCTTTGTTGTATTCAGTTCTATATACTAACTCAGTTAATTTCTTAAGATCAGCGTCATTCTTAGGTTTTTCTTTTTCAACAACTTCCGCAGCAGGAGACTCACCGTAACCTTCAACCTTTATTACTGGAATTATTTGGGTGTTTGGACTAACTTTCTTTAAATAATAATAATCAAAAGGCGCATGAGCCGGAACGCTCATTACTACTCCTGTTGCCATATCTGGGTCAACGAATTCACCAGGCAATACTGGAACGCTCTGACCGGTTATTGGATTAATCGCAGTTAATTTAATTAAATCCGATCCAGAAATCTTATCTAAAACCTTAACATTATCTATCTGGAAACTTAACTTAAAAGCTGCCCTTTCTGTAACTATCATTCTTTTTCCATCTATTTCAGTTATTGCATAAGTTACTTTGGGGTTTACCCATACTGCAACTACTCCAAAGATAGTCTCTGGCCTTAAAGTTGCAACAGGCAAGATACCCTTCTCTGATTCAAAGTAAATTAGCACGTATTCTCCTATATCTGGTTCTACATCGCCTTTAGTGTCATGCATTCCGACCGGTAAATGATGAACAGGACACCAGCCTACTGGATGAGTGTCCTTCACTATATAGCCTTGTTGTTGTAATTTATTAAATTGCCATACAATAAATGAAGAAAATTCTGGGTCTATTGTTGTAAATTCTCTTCTCCAGTCTATGCTTAACCCTAGTTCTTTCATAGCTTTCTTTATATCTTCCTTAAAGTAGTTAGCCATGAACAGCGGATCTGATAATTTCGGAATATCTTCTGGAGGTATTTCATAAATATTTTTGAAAATATCTATAACTTCCTTTTCTCCTTTAGCTACGTCATCTGCCATAGTTATTATCGGTGTTCCTGTATAATGAAATCCCATTGGGAATAGTACATTATAGCCTTTCATTCTCATGTATCTTGCATAAATATCAGCAGTGGTATACGTTCTTCCGTGACCTAGATGAAAAGGACTATTTGGATAAGGAAAAGCTACTGTAGTAAAGAACTTCTTTCTACTATCTGGATTACTCTCAAATATTTTGCTTTCTTCCCATTTCTTTTGCCATTTTTGGGATATATTGACCAGAAACGCACTGAAAGTCTGAGAAATTCAGCCCACCAAAACCTATATTACTGAGATATTTTTTAAGCTTATTAAATGTTCACAAGAACTGGAGACGACGGAAACACAAATGTAATAAATAAGAGAGTAGGTAAAGATTCGCCTTTAGTAAATATGTTAGGTGACTTAGATGAAGTAAATTCTTTCTTGGGCTTAGCCTTAGCTAAATTACCTTGGGACGATATGAAGAAAGACATTGAAAAAATTCAATATGAATTGTTTGCAATAGGAGAAGAATTAAGTACTGGAAATATTAAAATAACTCAAGAGAACGTGAAATGGCTGGAAGAAAGGACAGTAGCCTATAGAAAAGAAAGCGGGCCAGTAAAGCTTTTTGTAATCCCCGGAGGCTCAGAAGAAGCTTCTTACCTTCATGTAGCCAGAAGCGTAGTAAGGAGAGTAGAAAGGAACGCAGTTAAATATTCTAAAGAGATTGAATTTGACAAATGGATAATAGTTTATCTAAATAGACTATCTTCACTTTTATTTTCCATGGCAATTGTAGCAAA from Acidianus ambivalens harbors:
- the hisG gene encoding ATP phosphoribosyltransferase, whose amino-acid sequence is MKVAIPNKGRLQQPTLQFLTQVGIKPLASDERALMIPTSWDGVQLVMMRTEDIPNLVEAGAAEIGITGHDYVTESKADVEELIKLDFGKAKIVLAVPQNWDVENVEDLRRKKNGIRIATKYYNIAKEYLDKVDIDAKIVKISGAAEVMPSLGAADAIIDVVSTGTTLKLHGLKSIDEILQTYAVVIGNKYWMKSEEAERVNLVLTMMKGVISARGRKMIFMNVDDSKLEDVISSLPAMLSPAISRLSKTNAWEVITVAEESQLPEVIAKAKAAGARDIVVVNIEKVVK
- the hisC gene encoding histidinol-phosphate transaminase, which codes for MYKKFLNLFPPFYQGFRIAPTEIPKWLKEAKEYDYSDIKEGIRLHLNESPYSPPNFIIQEVEKYLSQGNRYQHPDLTSRFKELAAEYNKVEPSNIFPTPGGDGALRAIFYNFLNPGDTVTYNFPSYSMYSVYSTVRGLKVNKVNLVENGDWWKEDIDKLLDFAKKSKLVVIDDPNNPTGSPMLKANKDLISTLVESINGFLVLDEAYYEFSGYTAASLVNEYPNVMIVRTLSKAFSLASYRVGYLIANKEVVDALTKTSTPFDVALPSLIAGITALENPSYARKIVNEITENREYLYSSLKKLGLKVYKSVTNFLFVKDNRDLLNPLMERKIAIRKPIDGFYRITVGTREQCEILVKALGEILESGDSKQR
- the leuS gene encoding leucine--tRNA ligase: MVNISQKWQKKWEESKIFESNPDSRKKFFTTVAFPYPNSPFHLGHGRTYTTADIYARYMRMKGYNVLFPMGFHYTGTPIITMADDVAKGEKEVIDIFKNIYEIPPEDIPKLSDPLFMANYFKEDIKKAMKELGLSIDWRREFTTIDPEFSSFIVWQFNKLQQQGYIVKDTHPVGWCPVHHLPVGMHDTKGDVEPDIGEYVLIYFESEKGILPVATLRPETIFGVVAVWVNPKVTYAITEIDGKRMIVTERAAFKLSFQIDNVKVLDKISGSDLIKLTAINPITGQSVPVLPGEFVDPDMATGVVMSVPAHAPFDYYYLKKVSPNTQIIPVIKVEGYGESPAAEVVEKEKPKNDADLKKLTELVYRTEYNKGKMRDDVLLRAKPEYREELKGIVGLSVPEARKIITDFIINHGLGRKILEIMNKPVYCRCGNEVVVKILKDQWFLDYGNPEWKAKAKRLLSMMRIVPEEVRKDFEYALDWLQKRACARTRGLGTPLPWDKKWIIESLSDSTIYMAYYTIAHKIKKYNLHASQLTIEFWDYVMLGKGNVEEVSKATNIPVEVLQDLRNEFTYWYPLDMRHSGSDLIPNHLSFFIFNHAAIFPENLWPKGIAVNGLVLYEGKKMSKSLRNIIPLRKAIRIYSPDVIRITLAATADMGSETNFTETVAKSVTDNLKKFYDMITTIKGLDSKEFGIPEKWMLSRLYSTIKEVTPMMDEMRFREALNEILFGLSSDINDYVEMTKAEGRNPNAEVLKEVLETWSKLISPFAPHIAEEVWNSLGHNTFVSLEEWPKFDESKVDIKTEVAHEYHKLIIDDVKAILNVYKGTPKLVKIYVADKSKMQLLIDALNVISSGGNMKTFISSHKPKNSEEAKELQKIFQYAQGLGDEMKKIASYGFDEGELVKEGLSYIKYKLGLEVKVERFTDEIKKKYNKDALPLRPAIIIE
- a CDS encoding cob(I)yrinic acid a,c-diamide adenosyltransferase; translation: MFTRTGDDGNTNVINKRVGKDSPLVNMLGDLDEVNSFLGLALAKLPWDDMKKDIEKIQYELFAIGEELSTGNIKITQENVKWLEERTVAYRKESGPVKLFVIPGGSEEASYLHVARSVVRRVERNAVKYSKEIEFDKWIIVYLNRLSSLLFSMAIVANKRKGIEERIYDIRKYF